The Streptomyces sp. WZ-12 genome segment GACGATGCCGATGGTGGCCATCCGCCAGCGGCCGGCCATGCTGGCGCGGACCTCCAGGTCGACCAGGCGCTCGGACTCGGTGGCGAAGTCCTTGGTGAGGGAGTCGGCCCGGCCCATGGTGCGGCCGAGCAACACCCCGCTGACCGACAGCGACTCGGTGACCATCGCGGACATCGTGGCCATCTGCTTCTGCCGCTTGGTGGTGATCTTCTTGCGTTCGTTGCCGACCCGACGGCTGACCCAGACGAAGACCGGGAGCAGGAGCAGCGAGACGACGGTCAGCCGCCAGTCGAGGGCGACCATGGCGACGACGGTGGCGACGACGGAGGTCAGGTTGGAGACCAGGGACGTCGCGGTGGAGGTGACGGTGGCCTGCATCCCGCCGATGTCGTTGGCGATCCGGGACTGGACCTCGCCGGTGCGGGTGCGGGTGAAGAACGCCAGCGGCATCCGCTGGAGCTTGGCGTAGACGGCGGTGCGCAGGTCGTGCATGACGCGCTGGCCGACGGTGGTGGAGATCAGGGTCTGCAGGACGCCGAAGACGCTGGTGGTGACCGCGGTGGCGATCATGCCGAGGGCGAGCAGGGTGAGCAGGCCGGTGCGCCGGTCGGGTATGGCGACGTCCAGGACCTCCCGGAGGAGGAAGGGGGAGGCCACCGAGACCAGGGAGGACGCGGCGACGAGCAGGCCGACCAGAGCCAGCCGGGCGCGGTAGGGCCGGAACAGCGCGAGGATCCGGCGGAGTTGGACCGGGGCGTCGGGGTCCTTGGGCGGCGGGGTCCAGTCCGGTGCGGGCGGTTCGGGACGCATGGGCTCCTTCGAGGGGGCGGGAACCAGAAGGCTGGGCGGATGGGAACTTTGCCGAGCTTAGCTCATTGTTACCTATACTCACAATGAATCTTGTCCTGTACCCTGGGGCCATGTCCTCCCCCGAGCCGTCGGTCAGCGCCAACGTCGCCGAGCAACTGGTGCGACTGACCCGTCGGATGCACCGCAGCCAGAAGCGCCACATGGCCGACCTGGATCTCGCGTTCACCCCCGCGCAGTCCCGTCTGCTGCGGATCGTCGGCCACTGCCACGACGCCCCGCCGCGGATGGCCGACCTCGCCGAGCGGCTGGAGGTGGTGCCCCGCGCGGTGACGACGCTGGTGGACGCGCTGGAGGCGAACGGCGCGGTGCGCCGGGTGCCCGATCCGACCAACCGCCGGGTGGTGCGGATCGAGCTGACCGACACCGGCCGGTCCGCGCTGCGGGCGTTGCGCGGCGCCCGTCGGGCCGCCGCGGAGGAGATCCTGGCTCCACTCACCGCCGAACAGCGCGCGGAGCTCGGCGGCCTGCTGTCCACCCTCGTCGACGGTCCGGGCGAACCGCACTGACGGGGCCGCCCGGCCCGCCGCACTGACGCACCGTCAACCGGAGGTCACCGTGCCCCTGCTGGAGCCCACCCCCGAGGCCCTGCGGCCCACCGCGACCCGGCCCGCATCCGACCGGGTGCCCGAGCGGCTGGCGGGCGGCACTCCGGAACCGTTGCGCGGCGACCTGATCGCCCTGCTCGGCGCGGACAAGGTGCGGCACGGGGTCTCCGACCTGGTCCGGTACGCCTCCGACGCCAGCCCCTACCGCTTCCTCCCGCAGGTCGTGGTGATCGCCGAGACCGCCGACGACATCGCGGCGGTCTTCGGCTACGCCCGCGCGCACGGCCGCCACGTGGTCTTCCGGGCCGCCGGCACCTCGCTCAACGGCCAGGCGCAGGGCGAGGACATCCTCGTCGACGTGCGCCGGCACTGGTCCGGCATCGAGGTGCTGGACGACGGCGCCCGGGCCAGGATCCGGCCCGGCACCACCGTCCTGCGGGCCAACGCCACGCTCGCCCGGTACGGCCGGCTGCTCGGCCCCGACCCGGCCAGCGCCATCGCCTGCACGGTGGGCGGCGTGGTCGCCAACAACGCCTCCGGCATGACCGCCGGCACCACCCGCAACTCCTACCGCACGCTGTCCTCGCTGACCCTCGTGCTGCCGTCCGGCACCGTCGTCGACACCGCCCGGCCGGACGCCGACGCCCATCTGGCCCGGGCCGAACCGGTGCTCTGCACCGAGCTGTTGGCCCTCAAGGCGGAGATCGAGGCGGACCCTGAGCTGGTCGCCCGGATCCGCGCCAAGTACGCGCTCAAGAACACCAACGGCTACCGCCTGGACGCCCTCCTCGACGGGCGGACGCCGACGGAGATCCTGCGCGGCCTGATGGTCGGCTCCGAGGGCACCCTCGGCTTCATCGCCGAGACGGTCTTCACGACCCTGCCGCTGGACCGGTGCACCTCCACCGCGCTGCTGTTCTTCCCCACCCTGGCCGCCGCGGCGAGGGCCGTCCCGCGCTTCAACGAGGCCGGCGCCCGGGCCGTGGAGCTGATGGACGGCAACACCCTGCGCGCGTCGGTCAGCGTGGCCGGAGTGCCCGCGGACTGGGCGGAGTTGCCCAAGGAGACCGCTGCGCTGCTGGTGGAGTTCCGGGCGCCGGACGAGGCCGCGCAGCGGGCCCGGGAAGAGGCGGCGGCCGGGGTGTTGGCGGGGCTGGAGCTGGTCGCCCCGGTGCCGTCGGTCGACAACGCCTTCACCCGGGACGCGGCCACCATCACCGGCTACTGGAAGGCTCGCAAGGCGTTCGTCACCGCGGTGGGCGGCTCCCGGCCCTCCGGCACGACGCTGATCACCGAGGACTTCGCGGTGCCGCCGGCCCGGCTCGCCGACGCCTGCACGGCGCTGCTGGAGCTCCAGGCCCGGCACGGCTTCGACGCGGCGGTCGCCGGGCACGCCGCCCACGGCAACCTGCACTTCCTGCTCGCCTTCGACGCCGGCGACCCCGACGACGTGGCCCGCTACGCCGCCTTCATGGACGACTTCTGCCGGCTGACCGTCGAGCGCTTCGACGGCTCCCTCAAGGCCGAGCACGCCACCGGCCGGAACATCGCGCCGTTCCTGGAGCTCGAATGGGGGCCGCGGGCCACCGAGTTGATGTGGCGGATCAAGGAGATCGTGGACCCGCGGGGCATCCTCGCCCCGCGGATCCTCCTCGACCGTGATCCGCGGGCGCACCTGCGCGGGCTGAAGACCATCCCGCAGGTCGAGGCGCTCGCCGACCCCTGCATCGAGTGCGGTTTCTGCGAACCGACCTGCCCCAGCGAGGACCTGACCACCACGCCCCGCCAACGCATCGTGCTGCGCCGCGAGATGCTGCGCCAGCCGCCCCGCTCCGCCGTCAACGACGCCCTGCTGGCCGCCTACGGCTATGACGCGGTCGACACCTGCGCCGGCGACTCCACCTGCAAACTGGCCTGCCCGGTCGGCATCGACACCGGCGCGCTGATGAAGGACTTCCGGCACCGGCGGCACTCCCCGCGCGAGGAGCGGATGGCCGAGCGGACCGCCCGGCACTTCGCCGTCGTCGAGCGGGCCGCCCGGCTGGCGGTGGCCGCCGCGGACCGGCTCGACGACCGCCTGTTGACCTCGCTGACCGGCGCCGCCCGTAAGGCCGTCCGCCCCGATCTGGTACCGGAGTGGCTGCCCCAACTCCCCGGCGCGGCGGCCCGCCGCCTGCCCGCGACCCGCCGGCCGGGCGCCGCCGCCGTGTACTACCCGGCCTGCGTCAACCGGATCTTCGGCGGCCCCACCGACCACCACGGCCCGTCCCTCCCCGAGGCCGTGGTGGCGCTCGCCCGCCGGGCCGACCGCCCGGTCTGGATCCCCCCGGACACCACCGGCACCTGCTGCGCCACCATCTGGCACTCCAAGGGCTACGAGCGGGGCAACCGCCTGATGGCCAACCGCGTCGTCGAGGCGGCCTGGGGCTGGACGGCCGGCGGCCAACTCCCGCTGATCGTGGACGCGTCCTCCTGCGCCCTGGGCCTGGCCCGCGAAGTCGTCCCCTACCTCACGCCGCCCAACCGCGCGCTGCACGCCGAACTGACCGTCGTCGACTCGATCGTCTGGGCCACGGAGCTCCTCCCCCACCTGGAGATCGGGCGCACCCTCGGCTCCGCCGTCCTCCACCCCACCTGTTCCATGCAGCACTTGGGGGACGAGGAGCAGTTGCGGCGGGTCGCCGAGGCGTGCGCCGACGAGGTGGTGGTGCCGGACGACGCGGGCTGCTGCGCGTTCGCCGGCGACCGCGGCATGCTCCACCCGGAACTCACCGAGTCCGCCACCGCGAGGGAGGCCGCGGAGGTCACCGCCCGCCACTTCGACGCCCACCTCTCGGCCAACCGCATGTGCGAGATCGGCATGGACCACGCCACGGGGGGCCGCGGCTACCGCTCGGCCCTCCTGGCGCTGGAGTGGGCGACACGGCCGGGACACTCCAGCCCGTCCGGAGGGTGAGGGCGAGCGGGCGTCAGCGAGCGATGTGCAGCGCCACCGCGCCGTGCGCCGGCACCGTGATCGCCGCCGAGCCGTCCCCGCCCACGCTCACCGTGTGCCCAGCGCACGCCGACGGATCCGCCGCGACCACGTCACAGTACGTGCCGGCCGGCAACGACGTCGCGAACGTCCGCTTCACCTCCCCGTCCCCGCCGTTGAGGGCGACGAACCCCGTCGACCCCCGCCCGAACGCGATCGCGTTGCCCCCGTTGTCCCACCAGTTGGTCAGCCCCGCCGACCCCACCGCATTACGGAACCCCACCATCCCGGTGATCTCCCGCTTGGCGTGCTCGTCGGTCCACCCGGAACTGCCCGACGGCGGCGGGCCGGCGTCCTTGTCGGTCCAGGTGTAGCCGGAGTAGACGTTGGGCGAGCCGTACGGCGAGGCGAGCATGAAGACGTTGGCCAGGGTGTAGGCCGCGCCGTCCTTGTAGCTGAGGGTGGAGCCGTTCCGCTCGGTGTCCCAATTGTCGACGAACGTACGGGCGTTGTCGCTGCCCAGTTTGCCATCGGCGACGGACTTCAGCTGGGCGAGGTTGCCGCCCTGGAAGGCGCTCTTGAGGTGGGTGCCGTAGCGGAACTCGTCGACGTCGCCGGTGCCGGTGTACTCGTCGGGCTGGACGGCCTCGTTGGCGCCGTAGACGACCTCCTGCACCCAGTAGCCGGGGTCCTTCATCTTGCCCTTGATGGCGGCGAGGTCGGTGGCGGCGATGTGCTTGGCGGCATCGATCCGGAAGCCGTCCGCGCCCAACGACCGCAGGTCGTCGAGGTACTTGGCGAGGGTGGTCCGGACGTAGTCGCTGCCGGTGTCGAGGTCGGCGAGGCCGACCAGTTCGCAGTTCTGGACGTCGGAGCGGTTGGTGTAGTCGGAGATCGGCTTGCGGCAGGTGTGGAAGTCCCAGTCCTGGTAGTAGCCGGGGTAGTTGTACTTGGTGTACTGGGTACCGCCGGTGCCGGTCCCGGAGCCGGCCGACATGTGGTTGATGACGGCGTCGGCGATGACCTTGACGCCGGCGCCGTGGCAGGCGTTGACCATCGAGGCGAACGCGGTGCGGTCCCCGAGCCGGCCGGCGATCTTGTAGCTGACCGGCTGGTACGACGTCCACCACTGGTCGCCCTGGATGTGCTCGCTGGCGGGTGAGACCTCCACGTAGCCGTAGCCGGCCGGGCCCAGTTGGTCGGTGCAGGCCCGGGCGACGTCCGCGTACTTCCACTCGAAGAGGGTGGCGGTGACGGTCCGGTCGCCTGGTGGGGTGGCCTGCGAGGGCCAGGGGGCCAGGACGGTCAGGCCGACCGCGGTCACCATCCCGGTCAGCGCCCCGCCCAGAACACGGGCCCGGCGTCGGGCCGTTGGGCTTCCGGGTCGCCGTGCGGGGCGGCTCCTGCGTCGCTGCATCGTTGCGGCTCCTTCGTCATGGGGCACGGGGACCGCGCCCACGAGAGCAGCCACGCGCCAGGCCGCCATGGGGGGATTTCCGTTCCGGAGCCTGCCTTTTCGTGCGTGGACACGTCAAGGTTTTCGGCAAGGCTTTTCAGGCTCTTGCGAAAGACACCGGCCGTGCCGGGCGGAGCGCCGCGCCGCGCCCTCGACGGCCGGGCACGCGCCCCGGTGCGAAAAGTCCAGCTACGCGCACCAGGAGTCCAATGTGCCCTCTTGTGCCCCAGGCCGCCCAACCGTCAAGGTCCTCACCGAGGTTCACGACTGTCCCGCGTACGATCCGCTCCCTTGGAGGACCGATGCACGAGGCACCACCGCAGAACCAGGAGCCCGAGGAGACCGGCCCCAGCCGCCGCTCGGTGCTGTGGACCGCCGGCGCGGCGGGCGCCGCCGGGCTGGGGCTCGCCGCTCTCGGCACCGGCCCGGCGGCCGCGGCCGCACCCGGCGCGGACGGCACCGCCGAGGCCGCAGCGACCGCCCCGAAGCCGCAGGGCAAGACCATGATCGGGGTGCCGTTCGCGCCGCGCAGCACGGTGCGGGTCGGCATCATCGGCCTCGGCAACCGGGGCGACAGCATGATCGACCTCTTCCTGGCGGTCCCGCACGTCCGCGTGGTGGCGCTCTGCGACCCGGTGAAGGAGAAGGTCGCCAGGGCCGTCGCCAAGGTGACCAAGGCCGGCCAACCCGCCCCGGCCGTCTACACCAACGGGGACCACGACTTCGAAAACCTCTGTCGGCGCACCGACATCGACTTCGTCTACGCGGCGACGCCCTGGGACCGGCACTTCGAGATGGCGAAGACCGCCCTGCTCAACGGCAAGCACGTGGGCACCGAATGCCCGCTGGCGCTGCGGCTGGACCAGCTCTGGGAACTGGTGGACCTCTCGGAGCGCACCCGCAGACACTGCCTGCAGTTGGAGAACTGCTGTTACGGCAGAAACGAGATGCGGGTGCTGCGGATGGCGCACGCCGGCCTCTTCGGCGAACTGCTGCACGGCGCCGGGGCGTACCTCCACGACCTGCGGGGCCTGATGTTCGACCCGACGTACTACGAGGGGCCCTGGCGCCGGCTGTGGCACACCCGGCTGCGCGGCGACCTCTACCCCACCCACGGCTTCGGTCCGGTCGCCAGCTACATGGACGTCAACCGCGGCGACCGGGTGGTGCGGATCGCCAGCTTCGGCACGCCCGCGCTGGG includes the following:
- a CDS encoding alpha-amylase, coding for MQRRRSRPARRPGSPTARRRARVLGGALTGMVTAVGLTVLAPWPSQATPPGDRTVTATLFEWKYADVARACTDQLGPAGYGYVEVSPASEHIQGDQWWTSYQPVSYKIAGRLGDRTAFASMVNACHGAGVKVIADAVINHMSAGSGTGTGGTQYTKYNYPGYYQDWDFHTCRKPISDYTNRSDVQNCELVGLADLDTGSDYVRTTLAKYLDDLRSLGADGFRIDAAKHIAATDLAAIKGKMKDPGYWVQEVVYGANEAVQPDEYTGTGDVDEFRYGTHLKSAFQGGNLAQLKSVADGKLGSDNARTFVDNWDTERNGSTLSYKDGAAYTLANVFMLASPYGSPNVYSGYTWTDKDAGPPPSGSSGWTDEHAKREITGMVGFRNAVGSAGLTNWWDNGGNAIAFGRGSTGFVALNGGDGEVKRTFATSLPAGTYCDVVAADPSACAGHTVSVGGDGSAAITVPAHGAVALHIAR
- a CDS encoding MarR family winged helix-turn-helix transcriptional regulator, whose protein sequence is MSSPEPSVSANVAEQLVRLTRRMHRSQKRHMADLDLAFTPAQSRLLRIVGHCHDAPPRMADLAERLEVVPRAVTTLVDALEANGAVRRVPDPTNRRVVRIELTDTGRSALRALRGARRAAAEEILAPLTAEQRAELGGLLSTLVDGPGEPH
- a CDS encoding Gfo/Idh/MocA family protein, whose amino-acid sequence is MHEAPPQNQEPEETGPSRRSVLWTAGAAGAAGLGLAALGTGPAAAAAPGADGTAEAAATAPKPQGKTMIGVPFAPRSTVRVGIIGLGNRGDSMIDLFLAVPHVRVVALCDPVKEKVARAVAKVTKAGQPAPAVYTNGDHDFENLCRRTDIDFVYAATPWDRHFEMAKTALLNGKHVGTECPLALRLDQLWELVDLSERTRRHCLQLENCCYGRNEMRVLRMAHAGLFGELLHGAGAYLHDLRGLMFDPTYYEGPWRRLWHTRLRGDLYPTHGFGPVASYMDVNRGDRVVRIASFGTPALGLAAYRKQHMPPGDPSWRESYVESDRTISLVQTAKGRVIRLEHDVSTPHPYSRINSLGGTKGVFEDYPERIYLEPDQGNDEWGDFGKYAEWDHWLWKEHANPPGGHGGMDYMLVFRLTQCLRLGLVPDFDVYDAATWSAPVPLSDRSLRAKGMPQEIPDFTRGLWHKARPGMDSPKPTE
- a CDS encoding FAD-binding and (Fe-S)-binding domain-containing protein, whose translation is MPLLEPTPEALRPTATRPASDRVPERLAGGTPEPLRGDLIALLGADKVRHGVSDLVRYASDASPYRFLPQVVVIAETADDIAAVFGYARAHGRHVVFRAAGTSLNGQAQGEDILVDVRRHWSGIEVLDDGARARIRPGTTVLRANATLARYGRLLGPDPASAIACTVGGVVANNASGMTAGTTRNSYRTLSSLTLVLPSGTVVDTARPDADAHLARAEPVLCTELLALKAEIEADPELVARIRAKYALKNTNGYRLDALLDGRTPTEILRGLMVGSEGTLGFIAETVFTTLPLDRCTSTALLFFPTLAAAARAVPRFNEAGARAVELMDGNTLRASVSVAGVPADWAELPKETAALLVEFRAPDEAAQRAREEAAAGVLAGLELVAPVPSVDNAFTRDAATITGYWKARKAFVTAVGGSRPSGTTLITEDFAVPPARLADACTALLELQARHGFDAAVAGHAAHGNLHFLLAFDAGDPDDVARYAAFMDDFCRLTVERFDGSLKAEHATGRNIAPFLELEWGPRATELMWRIKEIVDPRGILAPRILLDRDPRAHLRGLKTIPQVEALADPCIECGFCEPTCPSEDLTTTPRQRIVLRREMLRQPPRSAVNDALLAAYGYDAVDTCAGDSTCKLACPVGIDTGALMKDFRHRRHSPREERMAERTARHFAVVERAARLAVAAADRLDDRLLTSLTGAARKAVRPDLVPEWLPQLPGAAARRLPATRRPGAAAVYYPACVNRIFGGPTDHHGPSLPEAVVALARRADRPVWIPPDTTGTCCATIWHSKGYERGNRLMANRVVEAAWGWTAGGQLPLIVDASSCALGLAREVVPYLTPPNRALHAELTVVDSIVWATELLPHLEIGRTLGSAVLHPTCSMQHLGDEEQLRRVAEACADEVVVPDDAGCCAFAGDRGMLHPELTESATAREAAEVTARHFDAHLSANRMCEIGMDHATGGRGYRSALLALEWATRPGHSSPSGG